The genomic stretch AGAAAATAGTGAGTCCTCATAAGGTACAATATGGTTATTATACTATATATGTATGATTGTGTTATATAAAATGCATTTTTGCTGTGTGTTGTCGAGTGTGTCATTAACATGGGAAATCATAATGTTAGACAAAAAAGTGTTGCCAATTTGAGACTGGCTGAAACTGGGTTGTTAGGAGAACAAAAGGCAGGTGATGCAACTTTGATGTTGCCAATCATTTGTTATGAAAATAGTTCCAGCAGTAGTGCATTATCAGTCATAAACCATAAAACCTTGCTGGAACAAATGAAACACGATTTGGATTTCACTTGGCCCAAACCAACCCAAAAACAATCTGAATCTGTCTCTCAGTATAAATCCAAATTCGAAATCCACTCTTCAGTCTACAGAGCTCACTTTATATGAAATAGACAATAATGTGCAGGTGGCAGTGATTACAGGAAAACAAGTTCAACAAAGGATTGATGGATGTCATCAACGCTGAATGTGAAGTTCCAGTAGCTTTTGCATCTGAACCTGAAGATAATCATTCCCACTGTCAATGAAGGATTACATGCATAATGCCATCACTAAAAGATGACAGGAATTTAACTGGCAATGGAATACTACTGTTATGTATACACTGTATCTTCTGTGTAACAAATTAGATTATACTGGTTTCATTAATTTCACATCCAATAAATGTCAACTACTTGAAAGTGATACCTAGCCAACTTTCACCATGGGGATTGTAATGCTGAAATCCGAAAACATTGTTGTTCACTGGCTTACCTTAAATTTGGCCGCTAACTGCTCTGtggcctcttgctccttcttcagaTCTTCCATCATTTTCTCCTTCTCTTCTAACAATTTCTGTTTCTCTTCTGCCACCAAATTATGATCATCTTGGATTGCTACTTTCTCTTTCTCCAACGTCTCTTTTTGTTCTTTTAGATAATTTTCCATGTCCTTCTCTATGTTATCTTCAGTCTCCTCTCCTTCATCTGTGATCTCTTCCCCTTCCAGAATTATTTTCCTTTggctttttcttcttttcttgcTCAACATCCCTCTTCTCTCCAACTGGGCCTTCAATCGTGCAATCTCTTCTTGAAACTCTCTCAACAAAGCATCTTTGGGGTCTTCATTAATCCTTGGCTTGTTTTTTATATTCTTGGTCCTGTTGGCATACCTTAATGTTGTTAAGCTCTCTTCATAATTACAGGATGCTGGGCCAATAGTGGCTACCATAATTGTCTTAGCATTACCACCTAAGGAGTCTTCCAACAGGCGGGTAAGTTTTGAGTCTCTGTAAGGAATATGGGTACTCTTGCCATCCACTAGAGCAGATATTACATTACCCAAAGCAGAAAGAGAAAGATTGATTTTAGTAGCCTCTTTCAGACGCTCTCCTTGGACTCCAGTTTTGCTCTGACGCTCACTACCAGCAAGGTCAACCAGATTCAACTTGCCCACTCTGATGTGATTCTCGCCATCCAGTCCAAGCTCACTGCATTCGACGGTGACGACAAAAATGGCATGAGATCTTGAGCTGTACTCATTCATATTGGTAGATGCTACTGATCTGGTCTGGTTTCCAACATTCATTACATGCTCTATTTCCTTGACATTCTTAGTTACAAAGGATGATAGGTCTGTAAATTAAGAATGAAAACATTTGACAGTGTTCCACTATACATTCTCAAAGATGCACTTTCCTAAATTACACGGTTTCCCCATTTAACTTAAACAGAGAGTTTACGCCACTGACACTGGGGAAACATATTGCAACAGGCCTCACTTTCTTTCCATGTTTTAAAATGTGTCTTATCACTGGCTTGGCTACAACAAAGGAGACATGATGTGGGGACCCCTCCTTTCTAAAGAATCCTATTTCATAATCTAATCTATTATTCCAGATAATCAAAGCAAAGCAAAATAGTTATTTGGGATTTATCAAAAATAAACTCTGAATTGAACAAAAAATGCCATGTTTACACCATTGTTTCTGTTAACATGTTGCCATCCTACAGAGACAGACACCAACTCTTGTCTGAACTATCTCTTTTCAGTAGAAGCTTTCTCCAGAAAAATATGTAATTGAATGAGACTGTAGTAAATACGTAGAATATGTACAGTACTTAGACCAGGTCATGGATAAAATTACAGTGTTGATAGAAGTTCAGGTAACAGTTAACTAATTTTAATCTAAAATTTGTTCAACACTAAGGAGTTGATTTCCCTATTTTTAGACATTTTTGTTCTGACTAAGTCAATGATTAAGTCAATCTaccataaatttgtcaaacatgaacaCGTCATATCTCAGCTGGGTCTGTACTACTCAGAAACAAAGGGGTATGAGTACGAGTCACCCATGAACACTGTGGAAATTCTGGCATGTGAAGAATAGTTAATTGTTGGGCTTATCTGCTCTCCATAACATTGGTGATGAAGCTGGAACAGATTACTGGAATCCTAAAAGAGAATTATAAATGGGAGAATATAAAATTAAGACAAATAAATACAAAAACCCATAGTCTAACTGCAATTAGTTGAgccacttttaaaaataattgacaGTTCTACCAATTACTGAAATGTTTAATTGAAGATGATGAGCCAATGCCCATTCATAATTATCTCAGCATTTTGCTGAGGAGGATATCGAATAGGAATATCAAATAGTCAGACAGGAAACCACATTAGTGAGTACCAACTTATTCAAATTGTATTTTTCAGCTGATTCATGGCTGTGCCCAGCTAACAGACAGAAAGCTAAAAGCGTATTCTAGTGCTTGCTTCGGTATTGCAGCACTTTAAGTGGTTAGATCTCATCTGAATATAGCCATTTACAGGTCCTCTGACCAACCAGATGATTAGTCATTTTGTTTCTGGTTTATTACCATGTGTATCTGACTAATCAGTTATATGTACATCAACTACAATTTGATAAATCAGCAAAATGTCTGGTCTGTTCATTTTTGTTGACTCACAGTCTAAAATTTGTCCAAAACCCAAAACAGGGATCGTATGAGGAATCGATTATTTCTGGTTAACatactggggggaggggtgggcatAGAGTGGAAATAATATTGGCTTGCTATTCAATTTCTCATGTAAAAAGGTGTCAATTGTTTGACGAAactgacccctcccctctccgccctcctcctcctattaGCTTGTGAAGAAAACAAATAGAATCACTGGCCTCTATAACACAGCTTCGAAACCCAAGGCAACCCATAGTTCCCTCCACCTCATTTCCAAATGTTTACATATGTTATTTATTATGGTTTTAAGAAAACGAACTGTTATTTTGTTTGCAATTTTAAAGAAACAGAATCATACTTTACCTTTAATGTAAACACCAGTTTCTGGTTTTTCTTTCAACTCCAGTTTTTTGTTCTGATCCTTGTTCAGAAGATCTCGGATCTCCTCTTGGTAGATCTCCAGATAGGAAGCCCTCACCAGATACTGCTGGTCCTGGGATCGCGATATATGTGTGAAAATTTGTTCGAATGAATTAGGGATGATCCCTCTTTTCTCTGGGTCGGCCCATATTCCTTGCATGGTGTATGTTTTCCCAGTCCCTGTCTGACCATAAGCGAAAACTGTCCCATTAAACCCCTGCAAAACCGAGTCAACCAAAGGGCGGACTGTCTCGTCGTACAGGTCGCTTTGCTTGGAATTGCTGTCGTAGACGGCATCAAACGTGAAGGTCTTGGGCATTTCACTGGATATTGCTTTGGGGTTCCGAATAGACACCTGTCCCAATTTCACATCCATGCCCACAATCTGGTCATAAGCAGCCGCTTCTTCTTTCCCATTCATTGGACGGCATCTGACAACTACCTTCACCGATTCGCAAACCTTGGCTTTagacattttgttttgtttttgaagCCGGTTCCCTTGTTTGCTCAAAATGCAGTCTTCTTAATGCAGATCAAATAGCACAACACCTCCCTGTATGTATTGTGTCTGCAATAAAGCAATGCACCCGTTACGCATCATTACTCAGTACAGCATGCAAAGCAATGCATTCGCTCTGCGCTACCAGCATACAAACCTAAACGGAGCTCAGGGCTGCAATTCAAAGTGATGATCTTCAGGGGAGGGAAACGGGAGATCGAATACTTCGCGGTTGCAATGTTCACCCATTTGCAGCTGGCAACGCCTTTTTCATTTGGATGATGAGAGTTGTGCGCTTCCAGCCGCTGGGCTGCACAAACAGCTGGCAGGATGGCTGCTGACTGTGGAGATGCTGCTCCTTTCTGCCAGAGGAGGACGCACAATCCTGGGGAGGATGGATCCAAACCCAGCCGACACCAACCTAGCAGAATGACATCATGTCTGATCCGCCCAAAGATCCCAGTGTACACCGGGAAGTGTAgttgttttgttgttgttgttgctgagaTTGATGAAACTGCAGCACGTTGGAGATGTAATGTTTTTAATAACCGGTTAGTTGGAAGAAGCTCTGAGTGACTGTCCCCTCTCCCACTTGAAGAACAATGCAGCTGTATCACAAGCGACTGGTAAACAGTGATGAATGGCTGGTGCTGTAGATGGCATCAGGAGCTCAGAAAATTccagaaattaattttaaaaatgtgattgcCAGTGACAAATAAAAACCTAAATTTAAAAAGGCATGGatccaaaatgtaatattttttgTTTGGTTaattattaaagaaagaacaataacttgcatttatgtaccaCCTTAGTAtgtcttttgaagtgcagtcactgtccttatgcaggtaaatgcagcagccaatttgcacacagccaggttccacaagcagcaaatgaATGACTGACCATAAAACctaattttttttggtggtgtaggTTCAGGGAGGAATGTTGCTTCGGACATTGGTTgattttcctgctcttcttcgactagcaccatgggatcttttacatccactttagCAGGCAGATAAAAACTTGGTTTagtgtctcatcagaaagatggcacctctgataatgccATGTCAGCAAGCATTTGTGCAAATGATAGGTCACCTCCCTTGTCTGATGGAACAGGAAATTTTCAATGGAACAAGTGCAACAGAGAATACCCTTTGCCATGTGAATGATCTTCATGGCTCATGGCGAGTTGGTAAGGATACCCGTCAGGAGGTAATGAGCCATAAAAATGCTAATAGCACTTTCAAGATCCTGGTTTCAATGTTCGAAAAAGTTGCATGATCTCACTAGGTGTGCCAAGATTGGAAGCCTCACTCATGCAATGTTTCAACTCAGAAGGCATgactcagtgtaaaaggtatagagggtgcagaattcttaaaatgtgctcaggagaacttttttagccagtacgtagcaagcccaacaagagagggggcagtgctgGAATTAATTTTAGGGAGTGAAGTTGGgctggtggaaggagtatcagtgggagaccattttggtggtaatgatcataattcagttagatttagcatagttatggaaaaggacaaagaaagaacaggagaaaaagttctcaattggggaaaggcaaattttatgAAGCTGAGAAGTGAATTAGCAAAAAAAGACTGCAAACAGctccttgaaggtaaatcaatgtcagaggagtgggaggcattcaagggggagatagtgaggattCAGAGCAAATATATTCCCATAAAGAAAaatggtgggactcccaaatctagagcctcctggatgtcaaggagcacacaGAGTAGGATAAGGCTAAAAGGGAAGCtgatgtcagataccgagaactCAGTACTGCAGACagactagaggagtatagaaagtgcaggggtgaaattatagaggaaattaggaaagcaaagagagagcatgaaaaaatactagcaagtaaaatcaaggaaaatccaaagatgttttataaatacataaagagcaagaggataactaaggaaagagtagggcccattagagaccaaaaaggtggaggcggaag from Heptranchias perlo isolate sHepPer1 chromosome 5, sHepPer1.hap1, whole genome shotgun sequence encodes the following:
- the LOC137321769 gene encoding kinesin-like protein KIF3C isoform X1, which encodes MSKAKVCESVKVVVRCRPMNGKEEAAAYDQIVGMDVKLGQVSIRNPKAISSEMPKTFTFDAVYDSNSKQSDLYDETVRPLVDSVLQGFNGTVFAYGQTGTGKTYTMQGIWADPEKRGIIPNSFEQIFTHISRSQDQQYLVRASYLEIYQEEIRDLLNKDQNKKLELKEKPETGVYIKDLSSFVTKNVKEIEHVMNVGNQTRSVASTNMNEYSSRSHAIFVVTVECSELGLDGENHIRVGKLNLVDLAGSERQSKTGVQGERLKEATKINLSLSALGNVISALVDGKSTHIPYRDSKLTRLLEDSLGGNAKTIMVATIGPASCNYEESLTTLRYANRTKNIKNKPRINEDPKDALLREFQEEIARLKAQLERRGMLSKKRRKSQRKIILEGEEITDEGEETEDNIEKDMENYLKEQKETLEKEKVAIQDDHNLVAEEKQKLLEEKEKMMEDLKKEQEATEQLAAKFKAMESKLLVGGKNIMDHTNEQQKMLEQKRQEIAEQKRREREIQQQMLLRDEETMELRDTYTSLQQEVEIKTKKLKKVRKKLYAKLQAVKAEIQDLQDEHVRERQDLEHSQNQLTRELKLKYLIIENFIPPEEKNKIMNRLCFDCEEDQWKFLPLVPAENHQMKKRSTSAVGYKRPISQYARVAMAMGIHPRYRAENILFLELDMATPTVFELEIPRSQSLHGATGGELHCNSSIFPERSATTRVRKSRSWSRPDRRVSSSSSYSSLASGSQLFSHSHGMVPQ
- the LOC137321769 gene encoding kinesin-like protein KIF3C isoform X2; protein product: MSKAKVCESVKVVVRCRPMNGKEEAAAYDQIVGMDVKLGQVSIRNPKAISSEMPKTFTFDAVYDSNSKQSDLYDETVRPLVDSVLQGFNGTVFAYGQTGTGKTYTMQGIWADPEKRGIIPNSFEQIFTHISRSQDQQYLVRASYLEIYQEEIRDLLNKDQNKKLELKEKPETGVYIKDLSSFVTKNVKEIEHVMNVGNQTRSVASTNMNEYSSRSHAIFVVTVECSELGLDGENHIRVGKLNLVDLAGSERQSKTGVQGERLKEATKINLSLSALGNVISALVDGKSTHIPYRDSKLTRLLEDSLGGNAKTIMVATIGPASCNYEESLTTLRYANRTKNIKNKPRINEDPKDALLREFQEEIARLKAQLERRGMLSKKRRKSQRKIILEGEEITDEGEETEDNIEKDMENYLKEQKETLEKEKVAIQDDHNLVAEEKQKLLEEKEKMMEDLKKEQEATEQLAAKFKAMESKLLVGGKNIMDHTNEQQKMLEQKRQEIAEQKRREREIQQQMLLRDEETMELRDTYTSLQQEVEIKTKKLKKLYAKLQAVKAEIQDLQDEHVRERQDLEHSQNQLTRELKLKYLIIENFIPPEEKNKIMNRLCFDCEEDQWKFLPLVPAENHQMKKRSTSAVGYKRPISQYARVAMAMGIHPRYRAENILFLELDMATPTVFELEIPRSQSLHGATGGELHCNSSIFPERSATTRVRKSRSWSRPDRRVSSSSSYSSLASGSQLFSHSHGMVPQ